A stretch of the Hippocampus zosterae strain Florida chromosome 16, ASM2543408v3, whole genome shotgun sequence genome encodes the following:
- the LOC127587972 gene encoding 39S ribosomal protein L22, mitochondrial-like — MAATMTGCGIASLRSMFGLFYPRLATVAAAGPQQMSCLHTSTTREQKHWERKNKIVYPPQLPGEPRRPAEIHHSRRQIKYSKDKMWYLAKMIRGMSIDEAVAQLQFNDKKGAKIMREVLLEAQEMAVKNHNVEYKSNLYVAESYTGKGMYLKRIRYHGRGMFGIMDKVYCHYFVKLVEGPPPTIEQKTSLDQANEYVESLKRRTIIHSL, encoded by the exons ATGGCCGCAACCATGACAGGATGCG GTATTGCGTCACTAAGGAGTATGTTTGGACTTTTTTATCCGAG GTTAGCGACAGTAGCCGCCGCCGGTCCTCAACAGATGTCTTGCCTCCACACCAGCACTACAAGAGAACAAAAACACTGGGAGAGGAAGAACAAGATCGTTTATCCGCCTCAGCTGCCTGGCGAGCCCCGCAGACCAGCA GAGATTCATCATTCTAGGAGACAGATCAAGTACAGCAAAGACAAGATGTGGTACCTGGCTAAAATG ATTAGGGGGATGAGCATCGACGAGGCTGTGGCGCAGTTGCAGTTCAACGACAAAAAAGGGGCCAAGATCATGAGAGAA GTTCTTTTGGAAGCTCAGGAGATGGCGGTGAAGAATCACAACGTAGAGTACAAGTCCAATTTGTATGTGG CCGAGTCTTACACGGGTAAAGGCATGTACCTGAAGCGCATCCGCTACCACGGCAGAGGCATGTTTGGCATCATGGACAAAGTCTACTGCCACTATTTTGTCAAACTGGTGGAGGGCCCGCCGCCCACCATCGAGCAGAAGACAAGCCTAGACCAGGCCAACGAGTACGTGGAGAGCCTTAAGAGGAGGACCATCATACACAGTCTGTAG